The segment gcaaaagaattgcaccgcttacagctggtgcaaaacacagctgccaggctgttaaccaaccagccccgttctagccacataacacccatcctctactcccttcacgggctgcctgtaagatggcgaatcatcttcaagattggcttactgagtttcagagccctacatgaccagggctcaaggtacctgaagcagcttctgatcccatactgccccactcgattactgcgatctgtagatgaagcagtacctagaatctccagtaattcatctgggggtcgagcttttagtcaggtggctccgactctgtggaactctcttccccgcacagtgcgagaggccccaactatagaatccttcaaaagtagactcaagacttttctgtttactcaagcatttccataatgtccctttagcatctacatgcttctgtattttattaaaagctgttctgtacttcattattctctgtactatattatgctatgtatttgctaagcgccttgagtcctattggagaaagagcgctatataaataaaattataattcaGCGTAATATGAATAGCTACAGGAAGGGGTCCTAGAGTTATTCAATTGACCGCTCTGTTAAGCCCGACTAGTGGATTTTTGCTCACACCCCTCCTGAGTTGCGAGCAGAAAGCCGACTAAACTGGTGCTGCGATGATGTTTCTGCCGTAGCGGGTGCGCAAACACAATTGCTGCCAGcatttaagtcggagaatgctggtTACTGCGACTATAGACACAGCTTAAGGCACAGTAACCGCATCTCCCGACTAAGTGCAGGGTGCGATggggacaattgaatagctccgggacctccttCCCAGCGCTGTTCATATTGTACTGAATTGAATCGCCCCCATGGTGGGAAGTGGAAGTAGGTGCCTGGTGTTTGACCTACAGTTTGCATCGTGTTACACTCAAACAGCTGTCCCGCTCCGTATAAGCAAGGCAGGCAAGTGCGTGTTTTAGCTTACATCTAAGCTAGTGCCACATGGGCtcattttacattttcatttttcagCTGCTAGATGTTGATCCCaatgaccaagaagaagatggcgcCAATATTGACCTAGACTCTCAGAGGAAGGGAAAATGTGCAGTTATAAAAACATCCACCCGACAGGTAACAACATACATTCCCACATGTACTATAAGAATGAGTATAGGACTAATATTTTACAAAATAGCAAACCCTGGGTATTAATTACTTATAGTAATAAACATTACAAACGTAAGTAGAGTTATTTATCCTTTCTTGGAAAGTGATCATTTCTGTTTGTACCTTCCATGTTTTCTCTATTCCTTTTACAGATGTTTTATTTGGTTAATCTGACCTGTGCTCAAACTGAGCTAGTTTTATTTTTATGATGCCCTCTATTTAATATGGGTTATATAGCACTAGACATTGCATCAGGGGGCTGAGAAACGGTTGAAGGATTCTGTCACAGGTACAGATCATTTGGATTAGTGTAAAACAAAATCTGTATTCAGATATACAGGTCAATGTATGAGAAATAGCTCCACGTGCCTTCTCGCAGAACCTGCATGGTATCCATGTACATCCATTCAGTACTATACTTAAGTGATTCTGTGGTTGCCTAGCTATATACCATGCATTGCAGTAATGTCTCTTTCCTCTCCAGACGTACTTCCTGCCAGTGATTGGTTTGGTCGATGCAGAGAAGCTGAAGCCTGGCGATCTTGTGGTGAGTACTGGTGTAGTGTGCATTCTTGTGGGAAACTGCACTTAAACTCCAAACTATAGAAATGCCTACTGTGAAAAATTCCTTATTTAGGACCTGTATTACGTAGTAATACTGGCTTAAATCTGTTTTGTTGCTCATCAGTGATGTGTAATTCATGTTTAAATTGTGACCTTGGTTCCTGGCAGGGTGTGAACAAGGACTCCTACCTCATTTTGGAGACCCTCCCAACAGAATATGATTCCCGTGTGAAGGCTATGGAGGTGGATGAAAGGCCGACCGAGCAGTACAGTGATATTGGAGGTCTAGATAAACAGATCCAGGAGGTGGGGATTAGGACATTTGTCTTGTATAGCAGTGATGGGTTTTTGTTGTTTTCTATATAATTGAGTCGAGTTTTTCATTTAGCTGGTAGAAGCCATTGTTCTACCCATGAACCACAAGGAGAAATTTGAAAATTTGGGAATTCAGCCCCCAAAAGGTGTGCTCATGTATGGGCCTCCTGGAACTGGGAAGACACTCTTGGCCAGAGCATGTGCTGCACAGACTAAGGTAGGTCATGAGGGTTGAAAGCGCAGGCAGTGGGGGTGAAGGAAGAATTAAATATTAACGCTTCTTCTTTCAGGCCACTTTCCTGAAGCTCGCTGGACCTCAGTTAGTTCAGATGTTCATCGGAGATGGGGCCAAGCTTGTCCGGGACGCTTTTGCACTGGCCAAGGAGAAGGCTCCATCCATCATTTTTATTGATGAACTAGATGCTATTGGAACAAAAAGGTTAGTTTTGAAAGTGGAGTAGGTGGGGAGACTTAAGTGAAATTCCCTTGTAACAACTATCTGACATTATTTGGTTGATGTCCGATAGTAACATTTCATGGTATTAGACTAAAATCTGTCATCAAAAATGCATATACTTTGTCTCTGATAGAATTTGTTTCTTTTAAGTTTGGGCTACTTTGTCTTTTCAGATTTGACAGTGAGAAGGCAGGAGACAGAGAGGTACAGAGGACTATGTTGGAGCTTCTAAACCAGCTGGATGGCTTTCAGCCCAACACCCAAGTGAAGGTACAGTACAGACTTGTTTCTTTATACCTTATTCCATTATACTGCTTTTGTATTTGTTTTCTATAAGTGACAAGTCTTTTATGGGTGCATTAATTACCTTTACTCCCATCTTGTTGTGCAGGTAATTGCTGCTACTAACCGTGTGGACATTCTGGATCCTGCACTGCTCCGTTCAGGGCGTTTGGATCGTAAGATTGAGTTCCCCATGCCCAATGAAGAGGCCCGAGCCCGTATCATGCAGATCCACTCCCGCAAGATGAATGTGAGGTATGTTAAACTGTGGAACTGGCAACTTGATGAGTTTACGTGATGAATATTTTACCTAACTGCCCTTCCTTTCCCATCTTTGCACCCTTTACCTCTCGGGCCAGGTGGTGGCGCTGTTGCTAATGTTGCCTATTGACCGTTTTAATGTTTTAGGCTCTTACTGATATATCAACATTGTAGTGTGTCTATCCTTTCTGTAACCTATTGTTCGTGTTTAATATAAGTATTATAGGATGTTTATAGACAAATGTGTGTTATGCCTTTACCTAGGTTTAGTTAAGCTGCtggtaaataaataattttttctaaAGTTCACCGGAGAGTTCAGATGATGTGGCTTGACATCTCTTCCCCATAAGGCCTTTATCACCTCCAGAGGTCCCCTGACAATTGTACTGAGAGATTATCATCACCTTTCAATAAATAACCTTAGAAGCATGGCCAGTCTCCTCCTAAAACAGAATACTTTTTCTGCTAGGCAGGTAAATCCTTAGTTCAAACAGCAGCGCTGTACTAAGCTTTTCCTTTCTATCTGATACAGTCCTGACGTCAACTATGAGGAGCTTGCGCGCTGTACTGATGACTTCAATGGGGCACAGTGTAAAGCAGTATGTGTGGAGGCGGTGAGTACCGTGTTGAATAGTGGATTAAGCTTTCATTTAACGTGGCCTATCATCTATATTTAAAACttctttatacagatgtgtcctcttacatcttttatCCGTGTGCTACAAGTCGCGTTTCACAACGTGTGAGTGATGTGGGACTCTGTAGCGCCGAGCGTCTTTTTTGTTTTTCCtcacgaaaatgcgtcttagacgaacagtaatgtaataggacgcacaagcagcttctgctgattaaaatggtatgctgcatgcctatgttctgtttgttgctgcgactgtatttgcatagaaaatgctatgctacagtgttttcctggaaaacactgtaacgtggcatttctgaTGCAGATAGAGTCGGTATTTcacactgcatatcattttaaaaaaactgaaaaaaaggaTGCACAGCGCTACGGAGTCCTGCCACGgcgtgacttcaagggctgtttagcgtgactgcagcaaggatgtaagaggacacatctgtagaaagtACTTTTGTATTTTGTTTGTATAAAATGATGCAGAAATGTGTTTGATTTGTGTGTGGGTTTGCAGTTATCACTACCTCTTTTCCCTCCGTCTCCATGACTTGTGTCTTTGTAATTTGTAAAAAAGTCTGTTATTACCAGTACATGCGGTTTACATAACAATAACTAACATATAATATTAGGAGCTTTGACCTATTTTTGTCGTATCATTAAAAGGATCCTAGACTTCATGATAGAACCTCTTTGAAAACAGTTTGGGGAGCGATTTAATTGTGGAAGGCATCTATACAAATGGGCACCTGGCGAAGCAATTCAATTGCTTCTCCGTTCAGGCACCCATTAGACCTTAAAGCACCGGGTTAAACCTGTCTAAAGTTCTTGTTTGGGCATCTAAAGTGACGTTTTCGGTGCTCAAACTACGGACTTCTtacacatttttctctgacgtcctaagtggatgctggggactccgtcaggaccatggggaatagcggctccgcaggagacagggcacaaaagtaaaagctttaggatcaggtggtgtgcactggctcctccccctatgaccctcctccaagcctcagttaggtttttgtgcccggccgagaagggtgcaatctaggtggctctcctaaagagctgcttagagtaaaagttttattaggttttttattttcagtgagtcctgctggcaacaggctcactgcaacgagggacttaggggagaagaagtgaactcacctgcgtgcaggatggattggcttcttaggctactggacactagctccagagggacgatcacaggtacagcctggatgggtcaccggagccgcgccgccgacccccttgcagatgctgaagagagaagaggtccagaaatcggcggctgaagacttctcagtcttcatgaggtagcgcacagcactgcagctgtgcgccattgctctcagcacacttcacaccaacggtcactgagggtgcagggcgctgggggggggcgccctgggcagcaatgaaagtacctatactggctaaaaatacatcacatatagcctctggggctatatggatgtatttaacccctgccaggttgtcagaaaaacgggagaagaagcccgccgaaaagggggcggggcctattctcctcagcacacagcgccattttccctcacagaactgctggtgggaaggctcccaggctctcccctgcactgcactacagaaacagggttaaaacagagagggggggcacttatttggcgatatgattatatattaagatgctataagtggaaaacacttatataaaggttgtccctgtataattatagcgttttggtgtgtgctggcaaactctccctctgtctccccaaagggctagtggggtcctgtcctctatcagagcattccctgtgtgtgtgctgggtgtcggtacgtgtgtgtcgacatgtatgaggacgatgttggtgaggaggcggagcaattgcctgtaatggtgatgtcactctctagggagtcgacaccggaatggatggcgtatttagggaattacgtgataatgtcaacacgctgcaaggtcggttgacgacatgagacggccggcaaacaaattagtacctgtccaggcgtctcaaacaccgtcagggactttaaaacgcccatttacctcagtcggtcgacacagacacagacagggacactgactccagtgtcgacggtgaagaaacaaacgtattttcctttagggccacacgttacatgttaagggcaatgaaggaggtgttgcatatttctgatactacaagtaccacaaaaaagggtattatgtggggtgtgaaaaaactacctgtggtttttcctgaatcagataaattaaatgaagtgtgtgatgatgcgtgggtttcccccgatagaaaattattggcggtataccctttcccgccagaagttatggcgcgttgggaaacaccccttagggtggataaggcgctcacacgcttatcaaaacaagtggcgttaccgtctccagatacggccgccctcaaggagccaactgataggaggctggaaaatatcctaaaaagtatatacacacatactggtgttatactgcgaccagcgatcgcctcagcatggatgggcagcgctggggtggcttggtcggattccctgactgaaaatattgatacccttgacagggacagtattttattgactatagagcatttaaaggatgcatttctatatatgcgagatgcacagagggatatttgcactctggcatcaagagtaagtgcgatgtccatatctgccagaagatgtttatggacacgacagtggtcaggtgatgcagattccaaacggcacatggaagtattgccgtataaaggggaggagttatttggggtcggtccatcggacctggtggccacggcaacagctggaaaatccaccttttttaccccaagtcacatctcagcagaaaaagacatcgtcttttcagcctcagtcctttcgtcccgataagggcaagtgggcaaaaggccagtcatatctgaccagggatagaggaaagggaagaagacagcagcaggcagcccattcccaggaacagaagccctccaccgcttctgccaagtcctcagcatgacgctggggccgtacaaacaggtgcggtggggggtcgtctcaagagtttcagcacgcagtgggctcactcgcaagtggacccctggatcctacaagtagtatcccaggggtacagattggaaattcgagacgtctccccctcgcaggttcctgaagtttgctttaccaacgtctccctccgacagggaggcagtattggaaacatttcacaagctgtattcccagcaggtgataatcaaagtacccctcctacaacaaggaaaggggtattattccacactatattgtggtactgaagccagacggctcggtgagacctattctaaatctgaaatatttgaacacttacatacaaaggttcaaatcaagatggagtcactcagagcagtgatagcgaaccaggaagaaggggactatatggtgtccctggacatcagggatgcttacctccatgtcccaatttgcccttctcaccaagggtacctcaggttcgtggtacagaactgtcactatcagtttcagacgctgccgtttggattgtccacggcaccccgggtctttaccaaggtaatggccgaaatgatgattcttcttcaaagaaaatggacgatcgcctgataagggcaaggtccagagaacagttg is part of the Pseudophryne corroboree isolate aPseCor3 chromosome 11, aPseCor3.hap2, whole genome shotgun sequence genome and harbors:
- the PSMC3 gene encoding 26S proteasome regulatory subunit 6A, which translates into the protein MASVWDETEQDGVGQEVLKMSTEEIIQRTRLLDSEIKIMKSEVLRVTHELQAMKDKIKENSEKIKVNKTLPYLVSNVIELLDVDPNDQEEDGANIDLDSQRKGKCAVIKTSTRQTYFLPVIGLVDAEKLKPGDLVGVNKDSYLILETLPTEYDSRVKAMEVDERPTEQYSDIGGLDKQIQELVEAIVLPMNHKEKFENLGIQPPKGVLMYGPPGTGKTLLARACAAQTKATFLKLAGPQLVQMFIGDGAKLVRDAFALAKEKAPSIIFIDELDAIGTKRFDSEKAGDREVQRTMLELLNQLDGFQPNTQVKVIAATNRVDILDPALLRSGRLDRKIEFPMPNEEARARIMQIHSRKMNVSPDVNYEELARCTDDFNGAQCKAVCVEAGMIALRRGATELTHEDYMEGILEVQAKKKANLQYYA